The genome window ACGATGAGATTGCATCGAAGAACTGAGTCCTCCTCTCCTCGTCGGCAAACATCTCGTGCTTTCCACCCGGGATTTCGAGTATTTTCTTTTCGGTTTCCATCTTCTCGTAGAGCTCCTGAGCACCGACAGGGTCGACAACCCTGTCTGCCGAACCGTATACGATCAGAACAGGGATTCTGACTTTATTCGCATCAGCCATAGCCATCTCGATACTCTCTTCAAGACCGAAGAAGAGATTTGGCGAGACCCTGTCATGAACATACGGGTCTTCAATATACCGCTTAACAGCCCTTTCATTGTGAGAAAGATCTGAAGGGGTGAATCGTGACGAACTGCTAAAAGTGGCCTTCGGAGCAATTCTTCTGATAATGGAAATCAGAGGGAGCAGGTTCTTGACAGAATCCTTTGCAGAGAATAGATGCGGCGCGCTGATAGCAACCGCTTTGAAGGAGTTCGGATACTCCTCAACGACCCTTGTGGCGATAAGCCCGCCCATACTGTGGCCGAAAATGA of Mesotoga infera contains these proteins:
- a CDS encoding alpha/beta hydrolase — translated: MFVRRWFSLDARANVVICHGIGEHSGRYESFASYLSGNGFGVFATDFAGHGMQAGTRGFITSFGDFTSAVKQLADGVKKVQPDLPVFIFGHSMGGLIATRVVEEYPNSFKAVAISAPHLFSAKDSVKNLLPLISIIRRIAPKATFSSSSRFTPSDLSHNERAVKRYIEDPYVHDRVSPNLFFGLEESIEMAMADANKVRIPVLIVYGSADRVVDPVGAQELYEKMETEKKILEIPGGKHEMFADEERRTQFFDAISSFFSEHI